The following proteins come from a genomic window of Miscanthus floridulus cultivar M001 chromosome 2, ASM1932011v1, whole genome shotgun sequence:
- the LOC136539848 gene encoding uncharacterized protein, producing the protein MPSPLPILSSARQRRPPPPAAPGASSPTPPAVAGPELTRGRIGARPRWPGRLLASCLLVTEDQLRQTWPRSDLTGLRNPSRRIHGEDGAGEGKGRGLLHAAVAAEACRGDGGGKVQVLSRAAATDPGVSHSLSTSTTRRPSAPAATCTVGPSVAATSAWAWRNARRRLPTKGVGIDDTTHVASLLALGARPRGAVTSYMAGLSHRQLRELLDALDQEDATLMEHAKREFAGLSTLIEQVWVLLDMAWAPGAAAGCSSPPDPVRPPFQEAHAPPAELAAQPRPARTWPPSATELAVRPPSAGSP; encoded by the coding sequence ATGCCCTCACCTCTCCCAATCCTATCCTCTGCACGTCAACGCCGTCCGCCGCCTCCCGCTGCTCCGGGGGCGAGCTCGCCCACGCCGCCCGCGGTGGCTGGTCCAGAGCTCACGCGTGGCCGGATCGGAGCTCGCCCACGTTGGCCGGGCCGCCTCCTCGCATCATGCCTGCTGGTCACCGAGGACCAGCTGCGGCAGACGTGGCCCCGTTCCGACCTCACCGGCCTCCGCAACCCCTCTCGGCGCATCCATGGCGAGGACGGTGCAGGTGAAGGTAAGGGAAGGGGATTACTGCacgctgctgttgctgctgaaGCTTGCCGCGGTGACGGAGGTGGCAAGGTGCAGGTGCTCTCAAGGGCAGCGGCAACAGACCCCGGGGTTTCgcattcgttgagtacctcaacGACGAGACGGCCCTCAGCGCCTGCCGCAACCTGCACAGTCGGGCCCTCCGTGGCCGCGACCTCCGCGTGGGCCTGGCGCAACGCCCGCCGCCGCCTTCCGACCAAGGGCGTGGGCATTGACGACACCACGCACGTCGCGTCGCTCCTCGCgctcggcgcccgcccccgcggcGCCGTCACATCGTACATGGCCGGGCTGAGCCACCGGCAACTGCGCGAGCTGCTGGACGCTCTGGACCAGGAGGACGCGACGCTCATGGAGCATGCCAAGCGGGAGTTCGCCGGGCTGAGCACGCTGATTGAGCAGGTGTGGGTGCTGCTCGACATGGCTTGGGCGCCTGGCGCCGCCGCGGGGTGCTCTTCTCCCCCAGATCCCGTGCGCCCGCCCTTCCAGGAAGCTCATGCACCGCCCGCGGAGCTCGCCGCCCAGCCCCGCCCAGCTCGCACGTGGCCGCCAAGCGCCACGGAGCTCGCCGTGCGCCCGCCCAGCGCCGGCAGCCCATAG
- the LOC136531083 gene encoding uncharacterized protein At5g02240-like: MAVGCFNPVLSPLVPSPPGRRLRAALRSQSHPPTAVSLRLLACGAAAGRGTRRLAAAAESQAVQEQPAQTEESGEAGGAGAAEASSKLVLVVGGTGGVGQLVVASLLSRNIKSRLLLRDPEKASSVFGKQDESVLQVYKADTRNPNDLDPQMFEGVTHVICCTGTTAFPSKRWDGDNTPERVDWDGIRNLVSALPQTIKRLVLVSSVGVTKYNEMPWSIMNLFGVLKYKKMGEDFVRNSGIPFTIIRPGRLTDGPYTSYDLNTLLKATAGERRAVVIGKGDKLVGEVSRLVVAEACIQALDIQSTEGQIYEINSVKGEGPGTDPEKWEELFRSVPSD, from the exons ATGGCGGTGGGTTGCTTCAACCCCGTGCTCTCGCCGCTCGTTCCTTCGCCGCCGGGTAGGCGCCTCCGAGCGGCGCTGCGGTCTCAGTCTCACCCGCCGACCGCGGTCTCCCTCCGTCTGCTCGCGTGCGGCGCGGCAGCTGGTCGTGGCACGCGGCGGCTCGCCGCGGCGGCAGAGTCGCAGGCCGTGCAGGAGCAGCCGGCGCAAACGGAAGAGTCCGGTGAGGCCGGCGGGGCTGGTGCCGCCGAGGCGTCCTCCAAGCTGGTTCTGGTCGTTGGCGGAACCGGCGGCGTTG GGCAGTTGGTTGTAGCATCGTTGCTGAGCAGGAACATCAAGTCAAGGTTGCTCCTAAGAGATCCAGAAAAGGCATCGTCCGTATTTGGCAAGCAGGATGAGAGTGTACTGCAG GTTTACAAAGCGGACACAAGAAACCCTAATGATTTGGATCCACAAATGTTTGAG GGAGTTACGCATGTGATATGTTGTACTGGAACTACAGCATTTCCGTCTAAACGCTGGGATGGAGATAATACTCCAGAACGTGTAG ATTGGGATGGCATCAGAAATCTTGTAAGTGCCTTGCCACAGACAATAAAGAGATTGGTTCTTGTGTCATCCGTTGGTGTTACAAAATACAATGAGATGCCATGGAG CATCATGAATCTCTTTGGTGTGCTCAAGTACAAGAAGATGGGAGAAGACTTTGTCCGCAATTCAGGGATACCATTCACCATTATCAG GCCTGGAAGATTGACAGATGGGCCCTACACTTCGTATGATCTTAACACACTTCTTAAAGCTACAGCTGGAGAGCGACGAGCAGTAGTCATAGGCAAAG GTGACAAGCTTGTGGGGGAAGTTAGCAGACTTGTGGTGGCAGAAGCTTGTATCCAAGCTTTAGACATTCAATCCACTGAAGGACAAATATATGAGATTAATTCAGTGAAG
- the LOC136539849 gene encoding uncharacterized protein At5g39865-like, with translation MDDVSCGAPGACPKNKKPRHQSRSLTYHHHHPYQGRHLPPPPPSPAPAPTPPQRPQSVVLYTTSLRGVRRTFADCCAVRAALRGLRVAVDERDVSMDAALRRELQGVLAARGRGFSLPQLLVGGVLVGGADEVRRLHESGELRRILEGAPGQDPAFVCGACGGFRFAPCPACDGSRKVFVEEEERARRCIECNENGLVRCPNCCS, from the coding sequence ATGGACGACGTCAGCTGCGGTGCACCGGGTGCGTGCCCCAAGAACAAGAAGCCCCGGCACCAGTCCCGATCGctgacctaccaccaccaccacccgtaCCAGGGGCGCCACCTGCCGCCTCCTccgccgtcgccggcgccggcgcccacCCCGCCGCAGCGCCCGCAGTCGGTGGTCCTCTACACGACGTCGCTCCGCGGCGTGCGCCGCACGTTCGCGGACTGCTGCGCGGTGCGCGCCGCGCTGCGGGGGCTCCGCGTCGCCGTGGACGAGCGCGACGTCTCCATGGACGCCGCGCTCCGGCGGGAGCTCCAGGGGGTCCTCGCCGCCCGGGGCCGCGGGTTCTCGCTCCCGCAGCTCCTGGTCGGGGGCGTGCTCGTCGGCGGCGCCGACGAGGTCCGCCGGCTGCACGAGTCCGGCGAGCTCCGCCGCATCCTCGAGGGCGCCCCCGGGCAGGACCCGGCCTTCGTCTGCGGTGCCTGCGGCGGGTTCCGGTTCGCGCCCTGCCCCGCCTGCGACGGCTCGCGCAAGGTGTTCGTGGAGGAAGAGGAGCGAGCCCGCCGCTGCATAGAGTGCAACGAGAACGGCTTGGTACGCTGCCCCAATTGCTGTTCTTGA
- the LOC136531073 gene encoding large ribosomal subunit protein uL6c-like: protein MASLSPSLHLPCNSRTGFLGKTHGIRPRVLPAGRVGFVRTVVECKESRIGKQPIEVPSNVTLTLEEQFVKAKGPLGELSLSFPGDVKIVKEESGKLRVYKTAETKRANQMHGLFRTLTDNIIVGVSKGFDKKLQLVGVGYRAAVEGNDLVMNLGFSHPVRMAIPEGLTVKVEENTRIIVSGYDKSAIGQFAATIKKWRPPEPYKGKGIRYMDEVVRRKEGKAGKKK, encoded by the exons ATGGCGtccctctccccttccctccACCTCCCTTG CAATTCAAGAACTGGCTTCCTTGGAAAGACACATGGGATTCGTCCTCGTGTTCTCCCTGCTGGAAGAGTTGGATTTGTCAGAACAGTAGTGGAATGCAAGGAATCTAGAATTGGAAAGCAGCCGATCGAAGTTCCATCTAACGTTACTCTGACATTAGAAGAGCAGTTTGTCAAAGCTAAGGGTCCGCTAGGGGAGTTATCTCTCAGCTTTCCAGGTGACGTGAAGATTGTGAAAGAAGAATCTGGTAAGCTGAGAGTTTATAAGACTGCAGAGACCAAGAGGGCGAACCAGATGCATGGACTTTTCAG AACATTGACAGACAACATCATTGTTGGTGTGTCCAAAGGATTCGACAAGAAGCTTCAGTTAGTGGGCGTCGGGTATCGTGCGGCGGTGGAGGGCAACGATCTCGTGATGAACCTGGGATTCTCCCACCCTGTTCGGATGGCCATTCCTGAAGGCCTGACGGTCAAGGTGGAAGAGAACACGAGGATCATCGTGAGCGGCTATGACAAGAGCGCGATCGGTCAGTTTGCTGCCACCATAAAGAAGTGGAGGCCACCTGAGCCATACAAGGGGAAGGGTATCAGATATATGGATGAAGTTGTCAGAaggaaggaaggaaaagctgggaAGAAGAAGTAG